ACGTCGGCGGGGACCTCGTCGAGGCCCGCGATGAAGTTGCGGACGATGATCAGCACGGCGTAGGTGGCGAGGGCGACCTCGACGGTGAGCGGGCTCAGCCCGAACACCGGCCACAGGGCGCCGATCAGCGCCAACGATGGAATGGTGTACAGGACGCCGGCGACGGCGAGGATGGGTGCCTCGGTGCGCCGGAAGCGGCGCGCCACCAGAGCGAGAGGGAACGCGATGACCAGCGCGGCGGCCACGGCGACCACGGTGATCGTCACGTGCTCGACGCCGGCCTCCCACAGGTCGCTCCAGTGCGTCGAGACCCAGGCCCAGGAGAACCACGGGTTCGGAGGCACCAGTGGACGCTACCGCTGAGGTGCCCGCCGGCCCCATGATCCGGCTGGAGTCGGTGGGCAAGCGCTACCCCGACGGCACGGTCGCGGTGCAGGACCTGTCGCTGGACGTCGCCCCCGGCGAGCTGAGCGTGCTGGTCGGTCCATCCGGTTGCGGCAAGACCACGACCATGCGGATGATCAACCGGCTGGTCGAGCCGACGAGCGGCCGGATCCTGCTGGCCGGCGAGGACGTCACGCGGGTTGACCCGGTCCAGCTGCGCCGCCGGATGGGCTACGTGATCCAACAGGTCGGCCTGTTCCCGCACCAGACCATCGAGGCCAACGTGATGACCGTGCCGTCACTGCTCGGCTGGGGCCGGGCCAGGGCGCGGGCCAGGGCCGCCGAGCTGCTCGAGCTGGTCGGCCTCGACCCCGCCGCCCACGCCCGGCGCTATCCCAACGAGCTGTCCGGCGGGCAGCGGCAGCGGGTGGGGGTGGCCAGGGCGCTGGCCGCCGACCCACCGGTGCTGCTCATGGACGAGCCGTTCGGCGCGGTCGAC
This portion of the Actinomycetes bacterium genome encodes:
- a CDS encoding ABC transporter permease codes for the protein MPPNPWFSWAWVSTHWSDLWEAGVEHVTITVVAVAAALVIAFPLALVARRFRRTEAPILAVAGVLYTIPSLALIGALWPVFGLSPLTVEVALATYAVLIIVRNFIAGLDEVPADVVDAARGMGFGRTRLLWRVELPLALPAVLAGVRIATVSTIGLVTIGALVGYGGFGDLIYTGFQRSTGRAQIMAASLCCVLLAVVAELLLLGVQRWLTPWTRRRSEVTV